Proteins encoded together in one Triticum dicoccoides isolate Atlit2015 ecotype Zavitan chromosome 7B, WEW_v2.0, whole genome shotgun sequence window:
- the LOC119336100 gene encoding uncharacterized protein LOC119336100, whose protein sequence is MQSVKVNDALAMLLYQAPSGIAIFCFDGSYLNDSVEDFWACLPQLSLIVFIKKEQMPIPINPSTEVIVGRLVKRLRKLCGSGRKLVVGSSEYKRIIEMKLGITCLHVDVPDCEVIICSMNKPALLPQQQTDPTKDLELFLHEHGFDVNLKMVDDTSLKQSAYLLHDTELCEKEYLKFFRLLLKDFMVTSEIDTKSWVLIHFATALKMICYPGASYEVYRPVKLFSFDEVRKIEAHASGYRRSFSRIDALSVYEHVVSLNSKKCVLMFKLDIRTQD, encoded by the exons ATGCAGTCAGTTAAGGTTAATGATGCATTGGCTATGCTGCTATACCAAGCACCCTCTGGGATCGCAATTTTCTGTTTTGATGGGAGTTACCTCAACGATTCAGTGGAG GACTTCTGGGCATGCTTGCCACAGCTT AGTCTGATAGTGTTCATAAAGAAGGAGCAGATGCCCATCCCCATCAACCCTTCTACTGAGGTTATCGTTGGTCGCCTGGTCAAGAGGCTCAGGAAGCTGTGTGGTTCTGGGAGGAAACTAGTTGTGGGAAGTTCTGAATATAAACGGATAATTGAGATGAAACTG GGAATAACCTGTCTGCACGTTGATGTTCCGGATTGCGAGGTGATAATTTGCAGTATGAACAAGCCCGCTTTATTGCCTCAACAACAAACAGATCCGACCAAAGATTTGGAATTATTCTTACATGAACATGGTTTTGATGTCAACCTTAAGATG GTTGATGACACGTCTCTTAAGCAGTCAGCTTATCTCTTGCATGATACCGAATTATGTGAAAAGGAGTATTTGAAGTTCTTCCGCCTTCTTCTAAAGGACTTCATGGTTACATCTGAAATTGACACTAAGAGTTGGGTTTTAATCCATTTTGCAACAGCTCTGAAGATGATCTGTTACCCTGGAGCATCATATGAAGTCTACCGCCCTGTTAAG CTTTTCTCATTTGATGAGGTTCGAAAGATAGAGGCTCATGCATCTGGATACAGAAGAAGCTTTTCTAGGATTGATGCCTTGTCTGTCTACGAACATGTTGTTAGTCTCAATTCAAAGAAGTGTGTACTAATGTTCAAATTGGACATCAGGACTCAAGATTAG